The genomic region ATCGGGGACCGAGCCCTCGCGGACCGAGGCGCCGCGCGCCGCGCGCCGCGCTGCGGGCGAGCCCTCCGCGCAGGAGAGCGAGGAGCGCGCCGACGAGACCGGTGGCGGCTCCCTCTTCCAGCCGCCCGGCATGCTCTTCCAGCCCCCCGTCGCCTCCCGGACCGCGCCCGCCGTCGAGCCGGTGCGGGACGAGACCGAGGAGGAGGACGAGGACGAGGCAGAGGAGACCGGTGCCGAGCAGGCGGGCACCGACAACGGCGACACCGCCGCCGAGGAGCGCTCCAGTCGCCGTCGCCGCCGTCGCGGCGGCCGTGGCCGCGGCCGCTCCCGCGGGGGCGACGAGGGCGAGGACGAGGCTCCCGAGCCCGCCTCCTCGGGCGTCGAGCGCAAGGCCAGGGCCAAGGACCAGGACAAGCAGGCCGCCGAACCCGCCGCCGAGACGGGGGGCGAGGAGGAGCGGTTCGTCGAGGGCGAGTCCGACTCCGAGCGGGGCAGCCGCCGTCGCCGCCGTCGGCGTCGCCGGGCCGGCACGGGCGGCGAGACCACCAACGACGACCCGCCGAACACCGTGGTCAAGGTGCGCGAGCCGCGCCAGGAGAAGCCGATCGAGGACGAGGTCCAGGCGGTCCGCGGCTCCACGCGCCTGGAGGCCAAGAAGCAGCGCCGCCGCGAGGGCCGCGAGCAGGGCCGCCGCCGCGCGCCCATCGTCACCGAGTCGGAGTTCCTGGCCCGCCGCGAGGCGGTCAAGCGCGACCTGGTCATCCGCCGCAACGGCGACCGCACCCAGATCGCGGTGCTGGAGGACGACGTCCTCGTCGAGCACTACGTCGACCGCGCCACCCACCGCTCCTACGTCGGCAACGTCTACCTGGGCCGCGTCCAGAACGTGCTGCCCTCGATGGAGGCGGCCTTCGTCGACATCGGCAAGGGCCGCAACGCGGTCCTGTACGCCGGCGAGGTCAACTGGGACTCCTTCGGACTGGACGGCCAGCCCAAGCGCATCGAGTCCGTGCTCAAGTCCGGCCAGTCGGTCCTGGTGCAGGTGACCAAGGACCCGGTCGGCCACAAGGGCGCCCGCCTGACCAGCCAGGTCAGCCTGCCCGGCCGCTACCTCGTGTACGTGCCCGGCGGCTCGATGACCGGCATCAGCCGCAAGCTCCCCGACAAGGAGCGCGCCCGCCTCAAGCAGATCCTCAAGAAGGTGATGCCCTCCGGCGCCGGTGTGATCGTGCGCACGGCCGCCGAGGGCGCCAGCGAGGAGGAGCTGGAGCGCGACATCACGCGCCTGGCCAAGCAGTGGGACTCCATCAAGCGCAAGTCGAAGTCGGCGAGCGCGCCGTCTCTGCTCAACAGCGAGCCGGACCTGACGGTGCGCGTCGTGCGCGACGTCTTCAACGAGGACTTCTCCAGCCTGGTCGTGGCCGGTGAGGAGGCCTGGACCACCGTCCACGAGTACGTGGACTACGTGGCGCCCAACCTCGCCGAGCGCCTGTCCCACTGGGACGAGGACCGCGACGTCTTCGCCGCGTACCGGATCGACGAGCAGATCAACAAGGCCCTCGAGCGCAAGGTGTGGCTGCCCAGCGGCGGGTCGCTGATCATCGACCGCACCGAGGCCATGACCGTGGTCGACGTCAACACCGGCAAGTTCACCGGTCAGGGCGGCAACCTCGAGGAGACGGTCACCAAGAACAACCTGGAGGCGGCCGAGGAGATCGTGCGCCAGCTCCGGCTGCGCGACATCGGCGGCATCATCGTCATCGACTTCATCGACATGGTGCTGGAGTCCAACCGCGACCTCGTGCTGCGCCGCATGCTGGAGTGCCTCTCGCGCGACCGCACCAAGCACCAGGTGGCGGAGGTCACCTCGCTGGGCCTGGTGCAGATGACCCGCAAGCGGGTCGGCCAGGGCCTGCTGGAGGCCTTCTCCCACAACTGCGACCACTGCAACGGCCGCGGCCTGGTCCTGGACCTGGACGAGGGCAAGAGCGGCAACGGCGGCCGCAAGAAGAAGAACAAGGGCGACAAGGGCAAGGCCGAGGCCGAGCAGAAGGCCTCCGACAAGCCCGAGCAGCCCGACGCCGACACCGCCGAGCAGCCGGAGGCCGCCGACCGCCCCGAGAAGTCGGAGAAGCCGGAGAAGTCCGGCCGGGCCGAGAAGGGCAAGGGCTCGCGCAGGGTGGCCAGGGCCGAGGCCAAGGCGGAGGCCGAGGCCGTCGCCGAGAGCCCGGAGCAGCAGCCCGAGGCCGGGTCGGCGCCCGCCGAGACCGAGCAGGCGGCCGAGGCCGAGCAGGCCGCGCCCGCCAAGAAGACGCGCAAGCGCGCGTCCCGGTCCCGCAAGAGCGCCGACACGGCGGCCGAGCGGACCCAGGAGCCGGAGGCCGGGACGGTGGCGGCCGAGCCCGCGCCCGCCCCGGAGGCCCCTGAGGCCCCCGCCGAGGCCGCGGAGGATGCTCCGGCCAGGGACGAGGCCCCGGCCAAGCGGACCCGCACCAGGCGTGCCGCCCGGCGTCCCGCGGGCCCGGTGCCCGAGGACGGCGAGGGCGAGCCGGCCCAGAACGGCGCCGCGCCCGCTGCCGAGACGGTCGCCGAGGCCCCCGCGGCCGAGGGCGGCGACGAGGAGGCCGCCGAGCGGCCCAAGCGTCGCCGTACTCGTCGGACCAAGACCACGTCGACCCCGCCCACCGCGGTCGACGCCTCCTAGGGCGTGTTCTGTGGATGCCGCCCGTCGCGAGCGGTGCATCCAGTGGCGCTCTCGCCAGGCCGAAGAAGGAGACAGGGTGGTTCCCCTGTCGACTGATGAGAACGAAGCGAGAGTGCCGCTGGGGCGCCGTGCAGCAGGGTGAGTATCCGCCGAACACGCCCTAGGGGCATCACACCGGGTCCGGACCAGGCACGTTCTGGTCCGGACCCGGACACACGTGCCGGTCCGTGGCCGGGCGATGGTAATCTGGTGGACGGTGCGTTGGCGTGCCATGATCGCGCGCCCCGAGACCGAAGTGCTCTCCACGCAGGGTTTGTTTCCCTCAGATCCCCGCGCCCCGCTACAGGCGATCAGTGGATCGTGGAATGAGGCTTCACTCCACCTCGGTGGTGATGATCCTCCCGGCCATGCCTGGTACGGGCACGGCCGGACCTCGGACCCCCGCGCATGCGGACACGGTCCGGTCCCGCATTTTTTCGTTGAGCGAGCAGGAAGAGAGTGACCCGGTGTACGCGATCGTGCGAGCGGGCGGCCGACAGGAGAAGGTGTCTGTCGATGACGTTCTGAACATCGACAAGGTCTCCCAGGAGACCGGTGCCACCATTACTTGGCAGCCCATCCTCGTCGTTGACGACGGCAACGTCGTCAGTGACGCCGACAAGCTGAGTGGCTACACGGTCACCGCCGAGGTTCTCGGCGAGACCAAGGGCCCCAAGATCAACATCATGAAGTACAAGAACAAGACCGGTTACAAGAAGCGCCAGGGGCACCGCCAGAAGCACACCCAGGTGCGCGTCACCGGCATCGCGGCGAAGTAGGAGGCCTTGGGAAATGGCACACAAGAAGGGCGCTTCGTCCAGCCGTAACGGTCGTGACTCCAACGCCAAGCGCCTCGGCGTGAAGCGCTTCGGCGGTCAGGCCGTGTCGGCCGGCGAGATCCTCATCCGTCAGCGTGGAACCAAGTTCCACCCCGGCGTGAACGTCGGCCGTGGTGGCGACGACACGCTGTTCGCGCTGGTCGCGGGCGAGGTCAAGTTCGCCAACCACCGTGGCCGCAAGGCCGTCAACATCGTCCCGGCCGCCGCCGAGTAGGTTCGCGCACGGACGTTGAAGTGTCGAGGCGGGCCAGGGAACACTGGCCCGCCTCTCGCGTTGTCACTGGGTGACACGCGTGTGAGTGTGGGCGCCGCCGTCGGGCGGGGCCGCAGAGCAACCGGGGAGAGCTATGCCTGACTTCGTCGACGAGGCGGTCTTGCACGTCAAGGCCGGGAACGGCGGGCATGGCTGCGCCTCCGTGCACCGTGAGAAGTTCAAGCCGCTGGGGGGACCGGACGGCGGCAACGGCGGCCGGGGCGGCGACGTCGTCCTGGAGGTCGACGCCCAGACCGCGACGCTCCTGGAGTACCAGCGGCGGCCGCACCGGGGTGCCCCGAACGGCACGCCCGGGCAGGGCGGCCACCGCGCCGGGGCCAACGGCCAGGACCTGGTGCTCACCGTGCCCGACGGCACCGTGGTCACGCGGGCCGACGGCGAGTTCGTCGCCGACCTGGTCGGCCACGGGACCCGCCTGGTGCTGGCCCAGGGCGGCCACGGCGGGCTCGGCAACGCCGCCCTGGCCTCCAAGAAGCGCAAGGCGCCCGGTTTCGCGCTCAAGGGCGAGGAGGGCGAGGCCTTCGACGTCCGCCTGGAGATGAAGACCATCGCCGACGTCGGACTCGTCGGCTTCCCCAGCGCGGGCAAGTCCTCGCTCATCGCCGCGATGTCCGCGGCCCGCCCCAAGATCGCCGACTACCCCTTCACGACCCTCGTGCCCAACCTGGGGGTGGTGGAGGCGGGTTCGGTGCAGTACGTCATCGCCGACGTGCCCGGGCTCATCCCCGGCGCCAGCGACGGCAAGGGGCTGGGGCTGGAGTTCCTGCGCCACATCGAGCGCTGCTCCACCCTGCTGCACGTGCTCGACTGCGCCACCTACGAGTCCGGCCGTGACCCGGTCAGCGACCTGGAGGCCCTGGAGGCCGAACTGGCCGCCTACGGCGAGAAGGCCGGCCTCGACCTGTCGGACCGGCCGCGCCTGGTCGCCCTCAACAAGGTCGACGTCCCCGAGGCCCGCGAGCTCGCCGAGCTGGTCACCCCCATGCTGACCGAGCGCGGCTACCGCGTGATGGAGGTCTCCGCGGCCTCCCGCGAGGGCCTGCGCGAGCTGTCCTTCGCCCTGGGCGAGCAGGTGGCGGCAGCCCGCGACGCGGCCCCGGCCGCCGAGCCCACGCGCATCGTGATCCGCCCGAAGATGATCGGCGAGACGCCCTTCCAGGTCGTGCCGCTGGGCGGCAACGCCTTCCAAGTGCGCGGCGACAAGCCCGCCCGCTGGGTGAACCAGACCGACTTCTCCAACGACGAGGCCGTGGGCTACCTGGCCGAGCGCCTCAACCGGCTGGGGATCGAGGAGGAGCTGGCCAAGGCCGGTGCCACCCCGGGAGCCGAGGTGCACATCGGGACGGAGGAGGACTCCGTGGTCTTCGACTGGGACCCGTCCACCGACGCCGAGGTCGTCCCGTCCGGCCCGCGCGGAACCGACGCCCGGCTGGGCTGATCCGCGCGGGGAGCGTAGCCGCCACCCAGCCGACCCCTCTCTCAGGCACGCGCGCGGCGCCCGACCCCCGGGCGCCGCGCCACTGGACGGAAAGCCGCAGACGGTGCACAGCGCGAAGATCGAACAGCCCGACACCCTGGAGACCGCCGGACGGACGGCGGTGGCGGGCGCACGCCGGATCGTGGTCAAGGTGGGATCGTCGTCCCTGACCACCCCCGACGGCCTCATCGACACGGGACGGATCCGCGACCTGGTCGAGGTCCTGGCGGACCGCCGCGCCCAGGGGCAGGAGGTGATCGTCGTCTCCTCCGGCGCGGTCGCCGCCGGTATGACACCGCTGGGCCTGACCCGCCGACCGCACGACCTGGCCTCGCAGCAGGCCGCCGCCAGCGTCGGCCAGGGCCTGCTGCTGGCGGCGTACACCGCCGAGCTGGCCGAGCGGGGGCTGACCGCCGCGCAGGTCCTGCTCACGGTCGAGGACATGATGCGCCGGGTCCAGCACCGCAACGCCCAGCGCACGCTGCGCCGCCTGCTGGACATCGGCGCCGTGCCGATCGTCAACGAGAACGACACCGTCGCCACCCACGAGCTGCGCTTCGGCGACAACGACCGCCTGGCCGCCCTGGTCGCCCACCTGATGCGCGCCGACGCCCTCGTGCTGCTCTCCGACGTCGACGCCCTCTACGACGGCAACCCCGCCGACACCGGGACCAGCGTGGTCCACCTGGTGCGCGGTCCGCTGGACCTGGACGGCATCGACATCGGCAGCGCGGGCAAGCGCGGGGTCGGCACGGGCGGCATGGTGACCAAGGTGGACTCGGCGCGCATCGCGACGCAGGCCGGGATCCACACCGTGCTCACCTCCGCCGCCAACGCACGGGCCGCCCTGGCCGGCGACCGCGTGGGCACGCTGTTCGCTCCCGCCGGGGGTCGGCGGCCCTCGGCGCGCCAACTGTGGCTGGCGCACGCCACCGCGGGCCGCGGCAGCCTGGTCCTGGACCCCGGCGCGGTCGTCGCGGTGGTCAGCGAGAAGGCCTCGCTGCTGCCGGCCGGTGTGGTGCGCGTGACGGGCGACTTCAGCGCGGGCGACCCCGTCGACCTGCGCGACGAGCAGGGCGCCGTGGTGGCGCGCGGCCTGGTCAACTACGACGCCGCCGAGGTGCCCGACCTGATGGGCCGCTCCACGCGCTGGCTGGCCCGGGAGATGGGCCCCTCCTACGAGCGCGAGCTCGTCCACCGCGACGATCTCGTCGTCCTGTAGCGCCCGAGGAACCACTCGGCGGCGATGAGGTTGGGGACCCAGCACAGCCAGGTGAGCGCCTGGTAGATCTCCACGAAGTACAGCTCCTCGTCGCCGCCGTACACGGGTTCCAGCAGCGGGAGCAGGAGCAGTGTCAGGAGCGGGATCAGCACCCGGAGCGTCACGCCGGCGAGGGTCAGCGCGAACACGCGGACCATCCACTCCCGGTGCTCGGCGTGGCGGCCCCGGCGCACGGCCCGGTATCCGGCGACGGCGAAGGCGAACCACAGCACCGACAGCAGCGCGAAGCCGGCCTGGGCGACCAGTCCCGCGGTGCTCAACACGGCCAGGCCCAGGCCGGACACCGCGCCGGGCAGGACACCGGCGAACAGGCCGACCCGGCCGATGACCCGGTGGGCGCCCGAGCGCCGCAGCGCGGGCCGGAACTGGAAAGGGCCAGCAGGGCGATCGTCGACGTCACGATGTGGACGATGAGCAGGGGGTAGTGGAAGGCCACCCCCGCCCGCAGGCCCACCTGGGAGTCGCCGGGGTCCAGGCCTACGTACGCGGACACGGCGAACAGCGCGGTCAGTACGCACAGCACGGTGAGGACGGTGAGTGCGATCCGGGACCGGCGGGAACCGGGCCGGGATCGGGGCCGGGCGGAGGACGGGTTGGTCGAGGGGGCGTCCATGGGAGTCCGTTCGAGGAGGCGCCGGCGGCCGTGAACCGGCGGCCGATGCTCCCAGCCTCGCGTCCGGCGGGCCTGAGGGCATCGGGGGCGTTCCCCGGATCGGGCCGGGTGTTCCCCTGGCTCGGGGCTCCGGGTGACCCCCGGGGGCGCCCGGGGCGCGCGCTCGGCGACCTGGCCACGGGCCGAACCCGGTGCGGCGATAGGCTCCGGCCATGGTCGACACGACGCGGTGCGCGGCGGCGCTCCTGGCCCTGCTCCTGTGCGCCGGATGTTCCGCCTCACGCGGCCCGCAAGAGCCCGACCCGCCCCCGGACGGGCCGTTCGACTACCAGCTCGGCGGTGCCTACGAGCCGGCGGCGGACGTGGAGACCGTGGTGCGCGACGCCACAGGGGAGCCCGCCGACGGCCGCTACTCCGTCTGCTACGTCAACGGCTTCCAGACCCAGCCGCAGGAGAGCGCGCGTTGGCGGGCCGAGCACCCGGACCTGCTCCTGCGCGGCGGTGACGGCGAGCCCGTCGCCGACCCCGAGTGGCCGGACGAGCTGCTGCTGGACACCTCGACCGCCGAGGCCAGGGCGGAGATCGCCCGGGTGGTGGGGGAGACCGTCGCCGCCTGCGCCGCACGCGGCTTCGACGCCGTGGAGTTCGACAACCTGGACTCCCACACCCGTTCCGAGGGGCGCCTGACGGCCGACGACAACCTGGCGCTGGCGTCCGTCCTCGTCGCCGGAGCCCACGACCTGGGTCTGGCCGCCGCCCAGAAGAACGCCGCCGAACTGACCGGCCGGGCACGGGACGAGGCGGGGTTCGACTTCGCCGTCGCCGAGGAGTGCGCGGCCTTCGACGAGTGCCCCGCCTACACCGACGCCTACGGCACCGTCCTGGTCGTCGAGTACCCCGACACCCTCGCCGCCCCGTTCGACCAGGTGTGCGCCGACCCCGAGACGCCCGCGACCACGATCCTGCGCGACCGCGACCTGGTGGTGCCCGGCGAGCCCGGACACCTGCGTGAGAGCTGCTGAGCGGAAGGGAACCGGATCCGGGGCGGGTCCGTCTATCGGCCATGGACAACGACGGCACCGACCGTATCGACGACAGCGACCGCATCGGCGAGGACGACTCCGCTCCCGGATGGGAGGCGATCGACGGCGCCCTGGCCGCCCTGTACCCGGGCGTGGACCCCAAGCACCTGGCGACCATGCTCCCGTGGTCACTGGGCGGCAAGGACCCGCTCGACGGGATCAGCGCCTACCCGCGCACCGAACCGGTACCGCACTGGCACATGGTGGGCTACGGCCTGACCGAGCTGTACCGCAAGGAGTCGGACCACGCCGAGGAATCCGGCTGGGGCTTCGAACTGACCTTCCGGCCGGTCCGGAACCCGGACGAGGACACGCCCCCCATGTGGGCGGCCGCGCTGATGCAGAACCTCGCCCGGTACGTGTGCACCTCGGGGAACCGGTTCGAGCCGGGCCACCGGATGAACGCCAACGGCCCCATCGCGACCGACCGCCAGGACTCGGTGATGCGCGCGCTGGGCTTCGCCGAGGACCCCGAACTCGGCTCGATCGACACCCCGCACGGCCGGGTGGGCTTCCTGCAGGTGGTCGGGCTGGCCGTGGACGAGTACGAGGCCGCCGGGCAGTGGAGCACCACGGGCGTCCTCGACCTCCTGGAGCCGACCGCCCCGCTGTACGTCACCGACGTCGACCGCCCCTCGCGGATGACCGACCCCGCGTTCGCCGCCGCCGTCCGCGAGGGCGTGGAGCGCGACGGCTCCACGACCGGTGCGCTGTACGTGGGCAACGTCTCCTGGGAACTCGACGGCGCCGGCGCCCTGGTCCGCATCGGGGCCCTCCAGGCACCCGCCGTCGCCCAGACCCTGCGCGGCCGGCTGCCGTTCGGCCACGGACTGCTGCTGGAGGCCGACGGCGCCGCCGTGGGCTTCGTGCCGGGCGAGGAGCACGCCGTCCGCGACGAGGGGGAGGACGTGCTGACCATCGTGGTCCCGCCGGCGGCGCTGGACGAGCTCACCTCGGCCCTGCGGCCCGAGCGCGGCACCACCCCGTTCACCGCGATGCCGGGACTGCGGCTGGAGGTCGTGCCCACGGTCATGCTCGACGAGTACGGCAAGGAGACGGGGGAGGTCGTGGGCTGATCCCTGCGGTGGACCCGCCCGCTCCGCCCGCCCAGCGTGCGGACCGACGCGGACGCGCGATCAGGGGTGCCTGGGCCGTCCCGCCCATCGGACGTGAAAAGGTTCCTCTCAGGACGAGTCAGTTCTGAGGGGGAGGAACGACGCATGTCGAGTCTGGCGATGCGGCTGCTCGCGGCGGGGCTGCGCCGGACGCGAAAGCGGCCGGTGGAGAGCGTGGACGGGGCCCGCAAACGCCTCCACGAGCCCAAGGACGACCCCGCGCCGCCCCTCTGGTTCACCCGGCGGCACCGGGTCGACCGGCGCAGCGTCGGAGGGTTCGACAGCTACACCGTGCTGCCCGCGCACGGGGAGCCCGCCCGGTCGGTCCTCTACGTCCACGGCGGCTCCTACGTCTCCGAGATCTCGCCGTGGCACTGGGTCATGGTCGCCCACATCGTCGACGAGGGCTTCCGGGTCGAGGTGCCGATCTACGGGCTGGCGCCGGAGCACACCCACCGCGAGGCGTTCGGGTTCCTGGTGGCGGTCTACCGCGAGCTGCTGGCCTACACCTCGCCCGAGCGCACGGTGTTCGCCGGCGACTCCGCGGGCGCCGGGCTGGTCCTCGCCCTCACCCAGGACCTTCCGGAGCAGGGCCTGCCCCGGCCCGCCCGGCTCCTGCTCGTCTCACCGTGGGTGGACCTGACGCTGTCGCACCCGGACATCCCGCTGATCGAGGTCCGCGACCCCTGGCTCAGCCCGGTGTGGCTCCGCGAGGCCGCGCGGGCGTGGGCGGGCGGCGACGACCTCGCCCTGCCCTCCCTGAGCCCGGTCAACGGGCCCCTGGAGGACCTGCCGCCGGTGGACCTCTACATCGGCACCGCCGACGTGTTCCACCCCGACACCCGGCGCCTGAACGACCTCATCGCCCTGGCCGGCGGAACCTCGGAACTGTACGAGGAGGAGGGCGCCATCCACGTCTTCCCGCTCATCCCGTCCCCGGAGGGGCGGCGGGCCCGGGCGCGGATCCTGCGCACGCTCCGGACGGTCTGAGCGGCGGGTCCGCGGCCGACCCCGGGCGGGCGCGCCGTGCGCCGGCGCGTGCCCAGGGCCTAGGATGCGGGGCGTGAACCGACCTGTGACGAATGCGGCCGACGCCCACCCCCACCGGGGCGCGGTACGCGAGATCCCCACCGCCGGCAACGCGACCAGGCTCGTCTACGCCCCCGAACGCGACGGCCTCGCCGACGCGGGCGAGGTCGTGTGGACCTGGGTCCCCTTCGAGGAGGACCCCGGACAGGGCAAGGACCGGCCCATGCTGGTGGTCGGCCGACGCGCCGCCCGGCTGCACGGCCTGATGCTGTCCTCGCGGACCCCCGACCACCACGAGCGCGAGGACTGGCTACCGATCGGCTCCGGCCCCTGGGACCGCGAGCGGCGCGACTCGTTCATCCGGGTGGACCGCCTCTTCGAGTTCGACGAGGACGCCATCCGCCGCGAGGCCGCCGTCATGGACGAGGAACTCTTCTGGCTGGTCGCCG from Nocardiopsis aegyptia harbors:
- a CDS encoding suppressor of fused domain protein is translated as MDNDGTDRIDDSDRIGEDDSAPGWEAIDGALAALYPGVDPKHLATMLPWSLGGKDPLDGISAYPRTEPVPHWHMVGYGLTELYRKESDHAEESGWGFELTFRPVRNPDEDTPPMWAAALMQNLARYVCTSGNRFEPGHRMNANGPIATDRQDSVMRALGFAEDPELGSIDTPHGRVGFLQVVGLAVDEYEAAGQWSTTGVLDLLEPTAPLYVTDVDRPSRMTDPAFAAAVREGVERDGSTTGALYVGNVSWELDGAGALVRIGALQAPAVAQTLRGRLPFGHGLLLEADGAAVGFVPGEEHAVRDEGEDVLTIVVPPAALDELTSALRPERGTTPFTAMPGLRLEVVPTVMLDEYGKETGEVVG
- a CDS encoding type II toxin-antitoxin system PemK/MazF family toxin encodes the protein MNRPVTNAADAHPHRGAVREIPTAGNATRLVYAPERDGLADAGEVVWTWVPFEEDPGQGKDRPMLVVGRRAARLHGLMLSSRTPDHHEREDWLPIGSGPWDRERRDSFIRVDRLFEFDEDAIRREAAVMDEELFWLVADVLRSRYGWQ
- a CDS encoding DUF2306 domain-containing protein, producing MRRSGAHRVIGRVGLFAGVLPGAVSGLGLAVLSTAGLVAQAGFALLSVLWFAFAVAGYRAVRRGRHAEHREWMVRVFALTLAGVTLRVLIPLLTLLLLPLLEPVYGGDEELYFVEIYQALTWLCWVPNLIAAEWFLGRYRTTRSSRWTSSRS
- a CDS encoding endo alpha-1,4 polygalactosaminidase; its protein translation is MVDTTRCAAALLALLLCAGCSASRGPQEPDPPPDGPFDYQLGGAYEPAADVETVVRDATGEPADGRYSVCYVNGFQTQPQESARWRAEHPDLLLRGGDGEPVADPEWPDELLLDTSTAEARAEIARVVGETVAACAARGFDAVEFDNLDSHTRSEGRLTADDNLALASVLVAGAHDLGLAAAQKNAAELTGRARDEAGFDFAVAEECAAFDECPAYTDAYGTVLVVEYPDTLAAPFDQVCADPETPATTILRDRDLVVPGEPGHLRESC
- a CDS encoding Rne/Rng family ribonuclease, with product MLDHEPNDGAEGTTGTTETTETTAATPPRGEDGVRVTSGTPAKGARRAAGPPPEPDDAPAAAPAQPVTTLAGSGEVGTVKTSVSTSAARRRTVRPAGRPDEAPAHAPVTAPPAEAEEAPAAPAETEQAPAAEQAEARPARTRSRSRTRAKAAEETRTEASGTEPSRTEAPRAARRAAGEPSAQESEERADETGGGSLFQPPGMLFQPPVASRTAPAVEPVRDETEEEDEDEAEETGAEQAGTDNGDTAAEERSSRRRRRRGGRGRGRSRGGDEGEDEAPEPASSGVERKARAKDQDKQAAEPAAETGGEEERFVEGESDSERGSRRRRRRRRRAGTGGETTNDDPPNTVVKVREPRQEKPIEDEVQAVRGSTRLEAKKQRRREGREQGRRRAPIVTESEFLARREAVKRDLVIRRNGDRTQIAVLEDDVLVEHYVDRATHRSYVGNVYLGRVQNVLPSMEAAFVDIGKGRNAVLYAGEVNWDSFGLDGQPKRIESVLKSGQSVLVQVTKDPVGHKGARLTSQVSLPGRYLVYVPGGSMTGISRKLPDKERARLKQILKKVMPSGAGVIVRTAAEGASEEELERDITRLAKQWDSIKRKSKSASAPSLLNSEPDLTVRVVRDVFNEDFSSLVVAGEEAWTTVHEYVDYVAPNLAERLSHWDEDRDVFAAYRIDEQINKALERKVWLPSGGSLIIDRTEAMTVVDVNTGKFTGQGGNLEETVTKNNLEAAEEIVRQLRLRDIGGIIVIDFIDMVLESNRDLVLRRMLECLSRDRTKHQVAEVTSLGLVQMTRKRVGQGLLEAFSHNCDHCNGRGLVLDLDEGKSGNGGRKKKNKGDKGKAEAEQKASDKPEQPDADTAEQPEAADRPEKSEKPEKSGRAEKGKGSRRVARAEAKAEAEAVAESPEQQPEAGSAPAETEQAAEAEQAAPAKKTRKRASRSRKSADTAAERTQEPEAGTVAAEPAPAPEAPEAPAEAAEDAPARDEAPAKRTRTRRAARRPAGPVPEDGEGEPAQNGAAPAAETVAEAPAAEGGDEEAAERPKRRRTRRTKTTSTPPTAVDAS
- the rplU gene encoding 50S ribosomal protein L21, with translation MYAIVRAGGRQEKVSVDDVLNIDKVSQETGATITWQPILVVDDGNVVSDADKLSGYTVTAEVLGETKGPKINIMKYKNKTGYKKRQGHRQKHTQVRVTGIAAK
- a CDS encoding alpha/beta hydrolase fold domain-containing protein → MSSLAMRLLAAGLRRTRKRPVESVDGARKRLHEPKDDPAPPLWFTRRHRVDRRSVGGFDSYTVLPAHGEPARSVLYVHGGSYVSEISPWHWVMVAHIVDEGFRVEVPIYGLAPEHTHREAFGFLVAVYRELLAYTSPERTVFAGDSAGAGLVLALTQDLPEQGLPRPARLLLVSPWVDLTLSHPDIPLIEVRDPWLSPVWLREAARAWAGGDDLALPSLSPVNGPLEDLPPVDLYIGTADVFHPDTRRLNDLIALAGGTSELYEEEGAIHVFPLIPSPEGRRARARILRTLRTV
- the obgE gene encoding GTPase ObgE; amino-acid sequence: MPDFVDEAVLHVKAGNGGHGCASVHREKFKPLGGPDGGNGGRGGDVVLEVDAQTATLLEYQRRPHRGAPNGTPGQGGHRAGANGQDLVLTVPDGTVVTRADGEFVADLVGHGTRLVLAQGGHGGLGNAALASKKRKAPGFALKGEEGEAFDVRLEMKTIADVGLVGFPSAGKSSLIAAMSAARPKIADYPFTTLVPNLGVVEAGSVQYVIADVPGLIPGASDGKGLGLEFLRHIERCSTLLHVLDCATYESGRDPVSDLEALEAELAAYGEKAGLDLSDRPRLVALNKVDVPEARELAELVTPMLTERGYRVMEVSAASREGLRELSFALGEQVAAARDAAPAAEPTRIVIRPKMIGETPFQVVPLGGNAFQVRGDKPARWVNQTDFSNDEAVGYLAERLNRLGIEEELAKAGATPGAEVHIGTEEDSVVFDWDPSTDAEVVPSGPRGTDARLG
- the proB gene encoding glutamate 5-kinase — protein: MHSAKIEQPDTLETAGRTAVAGARRIVVKVGSSSLTTPDGLIDTGRIRDLVEVLADRRAQGQEVIVVSSGAVAAGMTPLGLTRRPHDLASQQAAASVGQGLLLAAYTAELAERGLTAAQVLLTVEDMMRRVQHRNAQRTLRRLLDIGAVPIVNENDTVATHELRFGDNDRLAALVAHLMRADALVLLSDVDALYDGNPADTGTSVVHLVRGPLDLDGIDIGSAGKRGVGTGGMVTKVDSARIATQAGIHTVLTSAANARAALAGDRVGTLFAPAGGRRPSARQLWLAHATAGRGSLVLDPGAVVAVVSEKASLLPAGVVRVTGDFSAGDPVDLRDEQGAVVARGLVNYDAAEVPDLMGRSTRWLAREMGPSYERELVHRDDLVVL
- the rpmA gene encoding 50S ribosomal protein L27, with the protein product MAHKKGASSSRNGRDSNAKRLGVKRFGGQAVSAGEILIRQRGTKFHPGVNVGRGGDDTLFALVAGEVKFANHRGRKAVNIVPAAAE